GGCCGTGACGACCAGGTCGTCGGCGTCGAGGTCGTGGTTGTTCTCCGCATTCGCGACCGCGGACTCGAGCACCTTGTGCACGTACCGGGCCGCGTTCTTGGGCTCGAGCTGCAGCACGCTGCGTGCGCGCTCGACGTCCAGTCCACGGATGTGCCGCACGATCTGTCGAGCCTTGTTCGGTGCGACCCGCACGTAGCGGGCGCTGGCCCTCACGTCCATCGTCTCGTCCTCTTTCGCTTCTGTGTGTGACGGCCGCTGCGTCAGCGTCGGCCGGCGCGGCCGCGCATCGCCTGCTTCTCGCCGGCGCCACGCCACTTGATGGCCCGTGTCGGGGCGAACTCGCCGAGCTTGTGACCGACCATCGACTCGGAGATGTAGATCGGGACGTGCTTGCGCCCGTCGTGGACCGCGATCGTGTGGCCGACCATCTCCGGAGAGATCTCCGAGCGGCGCGACCACGTGCGGACGACCCGCTTCTCGCCGCGCGAGTTGAGCACGGCGATCTTGTTCTCCAGGTGGGCGTCGACGAACGGGCCCTTCTTCAAGCTGCGCGGCATGCTGCGTGTCTCCTACTTCGATCTGGGGCGAGCTTCCGAGCTCCCCTGGCTGTCTGGCCGCGGCGGGTTCGGCTGCTCGCCGCGCGTCGCGCTCAGCGGCGGCGCTTGCCGCGGCGACGGATGATGTCCTTGTCGGACGCCTTGTTGCGGGCCCGGGTCCGGCCTTCGGGCTTGCCCTTGTGATTGGTCGGGTGCCGCCCACCGGACGTGCGGCCCTCGCCCCCACCGTGGGGATGGTCGACCGGGTTCATGACCACACCGCGGACCTTGGGGCGCTTGCCGCGCCAACGGGAGCGGCCCGCCTTGCCGTCGTTGACCAGCTCGTGGTCGGGGTTGCCGACGGTGCCGACGGTCGCACGGCAGTCGGCCAGCACGCGGCGGATCTCGCCGGACGGCAGCCGCAGCGCGGCGTACTTCCCCTCCTTGGCCAGCAGCTGCACGCGGTTGCCAGCCGAGCGACCGAGCTTGGCGCCGCCGCCGGGCCGGAGCTCGACGGCGTGCACGACGGTGCCGACCGGGATGTTGCGCAGCGGCAGGGCGTTGCCAGTCTGGATGTCCGCACCCTCACCGGACGTCAGCACGTCACCGACGCGCAGGCCCTGCGGCGCCAGGATGTAGCGCTTCTCGCCGTCGTGGTAATGCAGCCGGGCGATGCGAGCCGAGCGGTTGGGGTCGTACTCGATCTCCGCGACGGTCGCTGGCACGCCGTCCTTGTTGCGCCGGAAGTCGATCTCACGGTAGCGCCGCTTGTGGCCGCCGCCCTGGCGTCGGGTCGTGATGCGCCCGTGGGCGTTGCGGCCCGCCTTCTTCGGGTTCGCCGACGTCTTCGACTTCAGGGGCTTGTCGGTCGTGACGGTGGCGAAATCGGACACGCTCATGCCGCGACGCGACGGCGTCGTGGGGCGGTATCTGCGATTGGCCATCGGTGTCGTCCTCTCGGTTCTGCAGTCCGACGGAAGCTGTCCGCCGTCGGTGTGGCGCCTGCCGGGCTGCGCCCGCGATCAGG
This genomic interval from Euzebyales bacterium contains the following:
- the rplB gene encoding 50S ribosomal protein L2, which encodes MANRRYRPTTPSRRGMSVSDFATVTTDKPLKSKTSANPKKAGRNAHGRITTRRQGGGHKRRYREIDFRRNKDGVPATVAEIEYDPNRSARIARLHYHDGEKRYILAPQGLRVGDVLTSGEGADIQTGNALPLRNIPVGTVVHAVELRPGGGAKLGRSAGNRVQLLAKEGKYAALRLPSGEIRRVLADCRATVGTVGNPDHELVNDGKAGRSRWRGKRPKVRGVVMNPVDHPHGGGEGRTSGGRHPTNHKGKPEGRTRARNKASDKDIIRRRGKRRR
- the rpsS gene encoding 30S ribosomal protein S19, whose product is MPRSLKKGPFVDAHLENKIAVLNSRGEKRVVRTWSRRSEISPEMVGHTIAVHDGRKHVPIYISESMVGHKLGEFAPTRAIKWRGAGEKQAMRGRAGRR
- the rplV gene encoding 50S ribosomal protein L22, whose translation is MDVRASARYVRVAPNKARQIVRHIRGLDVERARSVLQLEPKNAARYVHKVLESAVANAENNHDLDADDLVVTAATVDEGPTLKRFRPRAMGRAYRVRKRTSHITIVLTTEEQ